A region from the uncultured Holophaga sp. genome encodes:
- a CDS encoding PLP-dependent aspartate aminotransferase family protein → MAGWAARTGLMAGAGMATRCVHAGSQPDPAYGSVVPPVYQTSTFAFHDLGATAGFDYTRSGNPTRTRLEEALADLEGGEGAACTSTGMSAVLLALSLLERGSHVLVTEDCYGGTFRAFEHLRITSGLEVDYLDLADLQAVERAWRPSTRLVWIETPSNPLLRLTDIAALAARARERGALTLVDNTFLSPLLQQPFRLGADLVMHSVTKYLNGHSDVVGGVVIAGPGRADLAQKLPYLNNLLGTSQSPHDCSLVLRGLKTLALRMAAHETNAAELARRLAQHPAVARVNYPGLPDHPQHALALAQQAGFGGMISFEPRDPAKVPLILRGLRWFTLAESLGGVESLVAHPASMTHASMTPEARKRAGISDNLIRLSVGIESLEDLWGDLAAQLG, encoded by the coding sequence ATGGCCGGGTGGGCGGCCCGGACGGGGCTCATGGCCGGTGCCGGGATGGCCACCCGCTGCGTCCATGCCGGCTCCCAGCCGGATCCGGCCTATGGGAGCGTGGTGCCCCCCGTCTACCAGACCAGCACCTTTGCCTTCCACGACCTGGGGGCGACGGCGGGTTTCGATTACACCCGGAGCGGCAATCCCACCCGCACCCGGCTGGAGGAGGCCTTGGCCGACCTGGAGGGTGGCGAGGGCGCCGCCTGCACCAGCACCGGCATGTCCGCTGTGCTGCTGGCCCTCAGCCTCCTGGAGCGGGGCAGCCATGTCCTGGTCACCGAGGACTGCTATGGCGGCACCTTCCGGGCTTTCGAGCACCTGCGCATCACCTCGGGGCTGGAGGTGGACTACCTGGACCTGGCCGATCTGCAGGCGGTCGAGCGGGCCTGGAGGCCCAGCACCCGGCTCGTCTGGATCGAGACCCCCTCCAATCCACTTCTCCGGCTCACCGATATCGCGGCTTTGGCCGCCAGGGCCCGGGAACGGGGTGCCCTGACCCTGGTGGACAACACCTTCCTGTCTCCCCTGCTCCAGCAGCCCTTCCGGCTGGGGGCGGACCTGGTGATGCACAGCGTCACCAAGTATCTCAACGGGCACAGTGATGTGGTGGGTGGGGTCGTCATCGCCGGGCCCGGCAGGGCGGACCTGGCCCAGAAGCTCCCCTATCTCAATAATCTCCTGGGCACCAGTCAGAGCCCCCACGACTGCTCGCTGGTGCTCCGGGGGCTCAAGACGCTGGCCCTGCGCATGGCCGCCCATGAGACCAATGCGGCCGAGCTGGCCCGCCGCCTCGCGCAGCACCCGGCGGTGGCCCGGGTGAACTACCCGGGTCTGCCCGATCACCCCCAGCACGCTCTGGCTCTGGCCCAGCAGGCGGGCTTCGGGGGCATGATCAGCTTCGAACCGCGGGATCCGGCCAAGGTCCCCCTGATCCTCCGGGGGCTCCGCTGGTTCACCCTGGCCGAGAGCCTGGGCGGGGTGGAGAGCCTGGTGGCCCATCCTGCGAGCATGACCCACGCCTCCATGACCCCCGAAGCCCGGAAACGGGCCGGAATCTCCGATAACCTGATCCGGCTGAGTGTCGGCATCGAATCCCTTGAAGACCTCTGGGGCGATCTCGCCGCCCAGCTGGGTTGA
- a CDS encoding acyl-CoA thioesterase, translating to MTGKAKTVSQTSIVLAQNMLPPDANAAGNVHGGTIMKLIDNAAWTVACRHTGMNCVTASLDRLDFHSPVYIGNLLFLRASLNRAGSTSMEVGVRVEAEDVRTGEVRHTASAYLTFVALDENKKVMPVPQLVLENDEDCRRNTAASLRYEARKAARQKNQ from the coding sequence ATGACCGGCAAGGCCAAGACAGTATCCCAGACCAGCATCGTCCTGGCGCAGAACATGCTCCCCCCCGATGCCAACGCAGCGGGCAACGTCCATGGCGGCACCATCATGAAGCTCATCGACAACGCCGCCTGGACCGTGGCCTGCCGCCACACGGGCATGAACTGCGTCACCGCCTCCCTGGACCGCCTGGACTTCCATTCGCCGGTCTACATCGGGAACCTGCTCTTCCTGCGGGCCAGCCTGAACCGGGCAGGCAGCACTTCCATGGAGGTCGGGGTGCGGGTGGAAGCCGAGGATGTCCGTACCGGCGAAGTCCGCCACACCGCCAGCGCCTACCTCACCTTCGTGGCCCTGGACGAGAACAAGAAGGTGATGCCCGTTCCCCAGCTGGTTCTGGAGAACGATGAGGACTGCCGCCGCAACACCGCTGCCAGCCTCCGCTATGAGGCCCGGAAGGCTGCTCGACAGAAGAATCAGTAA
- the cysK gene encoding cysteine synthase A has product MSRPNRVEHAYELIGQTPVVRLNRIVPEGSAAVYVKLESANPGGSVKDRIALGMIEDAEARGILKPGSILLEATSGNTGIGLAFVAAAKGYGITLTMPETMTLERRSLLKAYGAELVLTPGSLGMKGAVDKAEELAASDPRYFLVSQFENPANPEAHRRTTALEILEQVPELDAFVAGIGTGGTITGVGEVLAERKPGTLVVAVEPLDSPLLTQGKAGSHKIQGIGANFVPGVLNQAAYQRVEDVGYEDAIRTTRRLAREEGLLTGISTGAIVHTALKVAAELGAGKTVVAVLCDSGERYLSHPLFAEA; this is encoded by the coding sequence ATGTCCCGTCCCAATCGAGTCGAACACGCCTATGAACTGATCGGCCAGACGCCGGTGGTGCGCCTCAACCGCATCGTTCCCGAGGGGAGTGCGGCCGTCTACGTCAAGCTGGAGAGCGCCAACCCGGGCGGCAGCGTCAAGGATCGCATCGCCCTCGGCATGATCGAGGATGCCGAGGCCCGGGGGATCCTCAAGCCCGGCTCCATCCTGCTGGAGGCCACCAGCGGCAACACCGGCATCGGCCTCGCCTTCGTGGCTGCCGCCAAGGGCTATGGCATCACCCTGACCATGCCCGAGACCATGACCCTGGAGCGCCGCTCGCTGCTCAAGGCCTACGGGGCCGAACTGGTGCTGACCCCCGGATCCCTCGGGATGAAGGGGGCCGTGGACAAGGCCGAGGAGCTGGCCGCCAGTGATCCCAGATATTTCCTGGTCAGTCAGTTCGAGAATCCCGCCAACCCGGAGGCCCACCGCCGCACGACCGCCCTGGAGATCCTGGAGCAGGTCCCTGAGCTGGATGCTTTCGTGGCCGGCATCGGCACTGGAGGGACCATCACGGGCGTTGGCGAGGTCCTGGCGGAGCGGAAGCCCGGCACCCTGGTGGTGGCCGTGGAGCCCCTGGACAGCCCCCTCCTGACCCAGGGCAAGGCCGGTTCCCACAAGATCCAGGGCATCGGCGCCAACTTTGTGCCCGGCGTCCTCAACCAGGCGGCTTATCAGCGCGTGGAGGATGTGGGCTATGAGGATGCCATCCGGACCACCCGGCGCCTCGCCCGGGAGGAGGGGCTGCTCACGGGCATCAGCACCGGGGCCATCGTGCACACCGCCCTCAAGGTGGCGGCGGAGCTGGGGGCGGGCAAGACCGTGGTGGCGGTCCTCTGCGACAGCGGAGAGCGCTATCTGAGCCACCCCCTCTTCGCGGAGGCCTGA
- a CDS encoding MFS transporter, with amino-acid sequence MVETVKKSLRASAAARWTALVIVSFTMLCGYYVADVASPLKPLMEQKLHWTSSQYGFFTGGYAWLNIIGGLLLGGILLDKLGARLAGILAGLLMVAGCGLKWYAIQTTGLFGGTFLGFNAQVFTAAFGFSLFGLGLEICGVTATKIIARWFKGYEIALAMGIQVGVARVGTAIALGLSDPIARAFKDSVGAPIFVGFALLVVGFVAYLAYCAMDRKLDASEADLDEEPEEPFRFSDIGQIIRIRSFWYLAILCALFYSAVFPFLKYAPDLMVQKFHVKESWAGAIPGILPFAAIPLTIIFGRYYDQKGKGATLMILGSVLLVVVHGVFSIPGLDSWGVALIATIVLGFGFALVPSAMWPSVPRFIPHRQLGTAYALIFWLQNLVALWGIPYLIGWVLDRYCIVGKRVVEGASSPAYNYTLPMLIFMACGVLAVVFGWLLKADDRRMGYGLELPSTRE; translated from the coding sequence ATGGTGGAAACCGTAAAGAAATCCCTCAGAGCCTCGGCAGCCGCCCGCTGGACGGCCCTCGTCATCGTCTCCTTCACCATGCTCTGCGGGTACTACGTGGCCGATGTGGCCTCGCCCCTGAAGCCCCTCATGGAGCAGAAGCTCCACTGGACCAGCTCCCAGTACGGCTTCTTTACCGGGGGGTACGCCTGGCTGAACATCATCGGCGGGCTGCTCCTGGGGGGCATCCTCCTGGACAAGCTGGGAGCGCGCCTGGCCGGGATCCTGGCGGGGCTGCTCATGGTGGCAGGCTGCGGCCTCAAATGGTACGCCATCCAGACCACGGGCCTTTTCGGCGGCACTTTCCTGGGTTTCAATGCCCAGGTCTTCACGGCGGCCTTCGGGTTCTCACTCTTCGGCCTTGGTCTGGAGATCTGTGGCGTGACCGCCACCAAGATCATCGCCCGCTGGTTCAAGGGCTATGAGATCGCTTTGGCCATGGGCATCCAGGTGGGCGTGGCCCGCGTCGGCACTGCCATCGCCCTGGGACTCAGTGACCCCATTGCCCGGGCCTTCAAGGACTCGGTGGGTGCCCCCATCTTCGTCGGCTTCGCCCTCCTGGTCGTGGGCTTTGTGGCCTACCTGGCCTATTGCGCCATGGACAGGAAGCTGGACGCCTCCGAGGCGGACCTGGATGAGGAGCCCGAGGAGCCCTTCCGCTTCTCGGACATCGGTCAGATCATCCGCATCCGCAGCTTCTGGTACCTGGCCATCCTCTGCGCCCTCTTCTATTCGGCAGTCTTCCCCTTCCTGAAATACGCCCCGGACCTCATGGTGCAGAAGTTCCATGTGAAGGAGAGCTGGGCCGGGGCCATCCCGGGCATCCTCCCCTTTGCCGCCATCCCCCTGACCATCATCTTCGGCCGCTACTACGACCAGAAGGGCAAGGGGGCCACCCTCATGATCCTGGGCTCGGTGCTGCTGGTGGTGGTCCATGGGGTCTTCTCGATCCCGGGCCTGGATTCATGGGGGGTGGCGCTCATCGCCACCATCGTTCTGGGCTTCGGTTTCGCCCTGGTGCCCTCGGCCATGTGGCCCTCGGTCCCCCGCTTCATCCCCCATCGCCAGCTGGGCACGGCCTACGCCCTCATCTTCTGGCTCCAGAACCTGGTGGCCCTCTGGGGCATCCCCTACCTCATCGGCTGGGTCCTGGACCGCTACTGCATCGTGGGAAAGCGGGTGGTGGAGGGGGCCAGCAGCCCGGCCTACAACTACACCCTGCCGATGCTGATCTTCATGGCCTGCGGCGTGCTGGCCGTGGTCTTCGGCTGGCTGCTCAAGGCCGATGACCGCCGGATGGGCTACGGGCTGGAGCTGCCCAGCACCCGGGAATAA
- a CDS encoding DinB family protein: MKPITLPTEGTFAPHHAPYLARIPENRWQEFLESQPSTLAGLLRGKKGEHRYAPGKWSLKELVSHINDTERIHSTRLLCIARGDTQSLPGFDQDGYANLAGCGQRSLEDLVREFGIIRQATLALLEGLPPEALDRIGTANGVSIGVRALAYLIPGHAEHHFAVIRDRY, translated from the coding sequence ATGAAACCCATCACCCTGCCCACCGAGGGCACATTCGCCCCCCACCACGCGCCCTATCTGGCCCGGATCCCCGAGAACCGCTGGCAGGAGTTTCTCGAGTCCCAGCCCTCCACCCTGGCCGGGCTGCTCCGGGGCAAGAAGGGCGAGCACCGCTATGCTCCCGGCAAGTGGAGCCTCAAGGAGCTGGTCTCCCACATCAACGACACCGAGCGCATCCACAGCACCCGCCTGCTCTGCATCGCCCGGGGGGACACCCAGTCCCTGCCGGGCTTTGACCAGGATGGCTACGCGAACCTGGCCGGCTGCGGACAGCGCAGCCTCGAAGATCTGGTCCGGGAGTTCGGGATCATCCGGCAGGCCACCCTGGCGCTCCTGGAGGGGCTGCCGCCGGAGGCCCTGGACCGGATTGGCACCGCCAATGGTGTCTCCATCGGGGTGAGGGCCCTGGCCTACCTCATACCGGGCCACGCCGAGCACCACTTCGCCGTGATCAGGGACCGCTACTGA
- a CDS encoding subtype B tannase produces MIDLWMHDLMALPVRQAQAEGSAVRFRAVERIPYVRNPMAEGIQVLNLYIPEAYLEGRKVGPFSADQAPFFVLNSVGGYRSGLASTVEGPQGGLILAALTEGCVVAAPGLRGRELQDGQGEFLGKAPAAIVDLKAAIRCLRGWAGLLPGCPERVICHGMSAGGALAALAGASGDHPVYESHLRKMGALPGSDAVFAVSAYCPITDLEHADAAYEWLFCGVPPVKTQADGVSEEERYRHSMALRASFPDYLNSLGLVGPRGQRLTLDPEGQGPFLDHLSDLVVASAQAALDDGLALGGVPWLRIAHGRVRAVDFRGLLLALGRGKPAPVYDGLCLEGQANGLFGSSRESARHFTAYGADQGLRPGTTVNPETVAMMNPMAFLGRKGGCCAPHWRMRHGLEDRHLFIAVASYLALRLQNLGAQVDFALPWGRGHEACYDLPELFQWIREVCV; encoded by the coding sequence TTGATTGATCTGTGGATGCATGACCTCATGGCCCTTCCCGTGCGTCAGGCTCAGGCGGAGGGTTCCGCGGTGCGATTCCGGGCCGTGGAGCGGATCCCGTATGTGCGGAATCCTATGGCTGAAGGCATCCAGGTGCTCAATCTTTACATTCCCGAGGCTTACCTGGAGGGCCGCAAGGTGGGTCCCTTCTCTGCAGACCAGGCACCTTTTTTCGTGCTGAACTCGGTAGGAGGCTATCGTTCGGGGTTGGCTTCCACGGTGGAAGGTCCCCAGGGTGGCTTGATCCTGGCTGCTTTGACTGAAGGGTGCGTGGTGGCAGCCCCCGGTCTGCGGGGGCGGGAACTGCAGGACGGCCAGGGGGAGTTCCTCGGCAAGGCCCCGGCGGCCATTGTCGACCTCAAGGCAGCCATCCGCTGCCTTCGGGGCTGGGCAGGTCTCCTGCCGGGCTGTCCTGAGCGCGTCATTTGTCATGGCATGAGTGCGGGCGGTGCCTTGGCAGCCCTGGCTGGGGCCAGTGGGGATCACCCTGTCTATGAATCCCACTTGCGGAAGATGGGGGCGCTGCCAGGCTCTGATGCGGTCTTTGCGGTCTCGGCCTACTGTCCGATCACCGATCTTGAGCATGCGGATGCCGCCTATGAGTGGCTCTTCTGTGGGGTGCCCCCGGTTAAAACCCAAGCGGATGGCGTGTCGGAGGAGGAGCGGTACCGCCACAGCATGGCGCTCCGGGCTTCTTTCCCCGACTACCTCAACAGCCTGGGGCTGGTGGGGCCGAGAGGGCAGCGACTGACCCTGGATCCGGAGGGGCAGGGCCCCTTCCTGGATCACCTCTCGGACCTAGTGGTCGCCTCAGCCCAGGCTGCCCTCGATGATGGGCTGGCGCTCGGCGGGGTCCCCTGGCTCCGCATTGCCCACGGACGGGTCCGGGCCGTGGACTTCCGGGGCCTGCTCCTGGCCCTGGGCCGTGGCAAGCCAGCCCCTGTCTACGATGGGCTCTGTCTGGAAGGGCAGGCCAACGGTCTCTTCGGATCCAGCCGCGAGAGTGCCCGGCACTTCACCGCCTACGGCGCAGACCAGGGGCTGCGGCCTGGTACAACCGTGAACCCGGAAACCGTTGCCATGATGAATCCCATGGCCTTTCTTGGACGGAAGGGAGGCTGTTGCGCCCCCCACTGGCGAATGCGCCATGGCCTGGAGGACCGGCACCTCTTCATCGCCGTGGCCAGTTACTTGGCGCTCCGCCTCCAGAACCTGGGCGCTCAGGTGGACTTCGCCTTGCCCTGGGGACGGGGGCATGAAGCATGCTACGACCTCCCGGAGCTCTTCCAGTGGATCCGGGAGGTCTGTGTCTGA
- a CDS encoding thioredoxin domain-containing protein, translating to MPNRLAESTSPYLLQHARNPVDWYPWGPEALAKARELDRPIFLSLGYSSCHWCHVMERESFEDIEVAELLNRDFVPVKVDREERPDLDELYMEAVQLMTGRGGWPMSVWLTPDLEPFYGGTYFPRDARGGMPGFVDVLDAVGRVWLEKRSQVEGQGHELLAAMRGRRGSPGVPATGLVETALRNLRQRFDTRWAGFGGAPKFPPIPALQLILARGGERDLDMACRTLDAMAAGGIRDHLGGGFARYSVDAQWKVPHFEKMLCDNAQLAWLYLEAHRVSGEPRYAVVGAEILDYLLEVMRLPEGGFCSAEDADSEGEEGLFYTFTAAEIQEALGRKADVFCLAYGVTREGNFEQGRNILHRLEGGDFDPGELAALRARLRVRRDARPRPFRDDKVLASWNALALLALAKGADVLGRRDLLLAAEACADFMQRELWSSGTLLRTWRKGQAHIPAFLEDYATLILALLELHRVGGGKRWLDWALELGEILLARFQAPEGGFYASEALDLILRQQPVLDHAIPSGNALAVEALMALDRQSERPAFLEAARRTFQRFAADLEEMPHACLGLLKSLGGAELAP from the coding sequence ATGCCCAATCGTCTTGCCGAATCCACCAGCCCCTACCTGCTCCAGCACGCCCGGAACCCGGTCGACTGGTACCCCTGGGGGCCGGAGGCCCTGGCCAAGGCCCGGGAGCTGGATCGGCCCATCTTCCTCTCCCTGGGCTACAGCTCCTGCCACTGGTGCCATGTCATGGAGCGGGAGTCCTTCGAGGACATCGAAGTGGCGGAGCTCCTGAACCGGGACTTCGTGCCGGTCAAGGTCGACCGGGAGGAGCGGCCGGACCTGGACGAGCTCTACATGGAGGCCGTCCAGCTCATGACGGGACGGGGGGGCTGGCCCATGAGCGTCTGGCTCACCCCTGATCTGGAGCCCTTCTACGGTGGGACCTACTTTCCCCGGGACGCCCGGGGGGGGATGCCGGGCTTCGTGGATGTGCTGGATGCGGTGGGCAGGGTTTGGCTGGAGAAGCGGAGCCAGGTCGAAGGCCAGGGCCATGAGCTGCTGGCGGCCATGCGTGGGAGGCGGGGGAGCCCGGGGGTCCCTGCCACCGGTCTGGTGGAGACCGCCCTGCGCAACCTGCGCCAGCGCTTTGACACCCGCTGGGCCGGTTTCGGTGGCGCACCCAAGTTCCCCCCCATCCCGGCCCTGCAGTTGATCCTGGCCCGGGGTGGAGAGCGGGACCTGGACATGGCCTGCCGGACCCTGGATGCCATGGCCGCAGGGGGCATCCGGGATCACCTGGGGGGCGGCTTCGCCCGGTACAGCGTGGATGCCCAGTGGAAGGTCCCCCACTTCGAGAAGATGCTTTGCGATAACGCCCAGCTGGCCTGGCTCTACCTCGAGGCCCACCGGGTGAGCGGAGAGCCCCGCTACGCCGTCGTGGGGGCGGAGATCCTGGACTACCTCCTGGAGGTGATGCGGCTGCCGGAGGGGGGCTTCTGCAGCGCCGAGGATGCGGACTCCGAGGGGGAGGAGGGTCTTTTCTACACCTTCACGGCAGCCGAGATCCAGGAGGCCCTGGGGCGGAAGGCCGATGTCTTCTGCTTGGCTTACGGCGTCACCCGCGAGGGCAACTTCGAGCAGGGGCGCAACATCCTCCATCGCCTGGAGGGGGGGGACTTTGACCCGGGGGAGCTGGCCGCCCTCAGGGCAAGGCTCCGGGTGCGCCGGGATGCCCGTCCCCGTCCCTTCCGGGACGACAAGGTCCTCGCATCCTGGAACGCCCTGGCCCTCTTGGCCCTGGCCAAGGGGGCTGATGTGCTGGGGCGGAGGGACCTGCTGCTGGCCGCCGAGGCCTGCGCAGACTTCATGCAGCGGGAACTGTGGTCCTCCGGGACTCTGCTGCGCACTTGGCGCAAGGGGCAGGCCCACATCCCGGCCTTTCTCGAGGACTACGCGACCCTCATCCTAGCCCTTCTCGAACTGCATCGCGTCGGGGGTGGAAAGCGCTGGCTCGACTGGGCCCTGGAGCTGGGGGAGATTCTCCTGGCTCGCTTCCAGGCGCCCGAGGGGGGCTTTTACGCCTCGGAGGCCCTGGACCTCATCTTGCGCCAGCAGCCGGTCCTGGACCATGCCATTCCCTCGGGGAACGCCCTGGCGGTGGAGGCCTTGATGGCATTGGACCGCCAATCGGAGCGTCCCGCCTTCCTGGAGGCTGCCCGGCGCACCTTCCAGCGCTTCGCCGCTGACCTGGAGGAAATGCCCCATGCCTGCCTGGGATTGCTGAAGTCCCTGGGTGGGGCAGAATTGGCCCCTTGA
- a CDS encoding Rrf2 family transcriptional regulator, with product MKMSTKGRYGLRVMIELALNYGRGTILVDAIALNQGISGKYIHVLVGALKSAGLIKAVRGPNGGYELTRDPSTITALEIIQAMEGEIAPVECSREASACPRGASCVARELWTDAGEAMARVLAARTLADLAARQQELDRSSQGFAI from the coding sequence ATGAAGATGTCGACCAAGGGACGCTACGGACTGCGGGTGATGATCGAGCTGGCGCTGAACTATGGCCGGGGCACCATCCTGGTGGATGCCATCGCCCTCAACCAGGGCATCTCGGGCAAGTACATCCATGTCCTGGTGGGAGCCCTCAAGTCCGCCGGGCTCATCAAGGCGGTCCGGGGACCCAACGGGGGCTATGAGCTCACTCGGGACCCCTCCACCATCACCGCCTTGGAGATCATCCAGGCCATGGAGGGCGAGATCGCCCCGGTGGAGTGCTCCAGGGAGGCCTCGGCCTGCCCGCGGGGAGCCTCCTGCGTGGCCAGGGAGCTCTGGACCGACGCGGGGGAGGCCATGGCCCGAGTCCTGGCGGCCCGCACCCTCGCGGACCTCGCCGCCCGGCAGCAGGAGCTGGACCGCTCCAGCCAGGGCTTCGCCATCTGA
- a CDS encoding ATP-binding protein, with the protein MDRASQWHPWLLAALPLAFIFFGVAMFALRWWRLRRREDPEVLLLGAVSQSLQERGALAASLGELRTVHERVLDALPFGLLWVDQRQEVAGLNRAGRELLGVRPGVVGLEAAFVLEPFPWILDGLGRDPGAAWRCDGGGRRWSLRRIHMSDKVGALIQFEDITAAEQEERRLQLRDRFAELGEMTAGVAHQLKNGLAVFKAQGQLLVRAGHTAEGSALLEETEELGLLVQRFLQWAKPLEPQCVGLNLQEIAAQALRELAKRPLAQGRELLLEGEGRAQADPVLLHQALVNLLENACQATPSGGSVRMVIGEGCIEILDEGPGFGEETLIRMLRPFESGRPDGTGLGLPLALKWLNAQGADLRFLPGEGGGTRVVVQW; encoded by the coding sequence ATGGACCGCGCATCCCAATGGCATCCCTGGCTCCTGGCCGCCCTGCCCCTGGCCTTCATCTTCTTCGGCGTGGCCATGTTCGCGCTGAGGTGGTGGAGGCTGCGGCGTCGAGAGGATCCGGAGGTGCTGCTCCTCGGCGCCGTCTCCCAGAGCCTCCAGGAGCGGGGGGCCCTGGCGGCCAGCCTGGGGGAGCTCCGGACGGTCCATGAGCGGGTGCTGGATGCGCTCCCCTTCGGGCTGCTCTGGGTGGATCAGCGTCAGGAGGTGGCGGGGCTCAACCGTGCGGGAAGGGAACTGCTCGGGGTCCGGCCCGGGGTGGTGGGTCTGGAGGCGGCCTTCGTCCTGGAACCCTTCCCCTGGATCCTGGACGGGCTCGGGCGCGATCCCGGGGCGGCCTGGCGTTGCGATGGCGGAGGGCGGCGCTGGAGTCTCCGCCGCATCCACATGTCCGACAAGGTGGGGGCCCTGATCCAGTTCGAGGACATCACCGCGGCCGAGCAGGAGGAGCGCAGGCTCCAGCTCAGGGACCGCTTCGCCGAGCTCGGGGAGATGACGGCGGGGGTCGCCCACCAGCTGAAGAACGGTTTGGCGGTCTTCAAGGCCCAGGGGCAGCTCCTGGTGCGGGCGGGTCACACCGCCGAGGGATCGGCGCTCCTGGAGGAGACCGAGGAGTTGGGGCTGCTGGTCCAGCGCTTCCTGCAGTGGGCCAAGCCCCTCGAACCCCAGTGTGTGGGGCTGAATCTCCAGGAGATCGCCGCCCAGGCGCTCCGGGAGCTGGCCAAGCGCCCCCTCGCCCAGGGGCGGGAGCTGCTGCTGGAAGGGGAGGGCAGGGCCCAGGCCGATCCTGTGCTTCTGCATCAGGCCCTGGTGAATCTCCTGGAGAACGCCTGCCAGGCGACACCCTCTGGCGGCTCGGTGCGGATGGTGATCGGGGAGGGTTGTATCGAGATCCTGGATGAGGGGCCGGGCTTCGGAGAGGAGACCCTGATCCGGATGCTCCGGCCCTTCGAGTCCGGGAGACCTGATGGAACGGGGCTGGGGCTCCCCCTGGCCCTGAAGTGGCTCAATGCCCAGGGGGCCGACCTGCGCTTCCTTCCCGGGGAGGGAGGGGGAACCCGAGTGGTGGTGCAGTGGTAG
- a CDS encoding serine hydrolase domain-containing protein, with product MFDLASLTKPLVTAPLGLELLNLDTDRRTQLGFRRAEPLSVRQLLSHGSGLPAWLPYRPGSLARDLEGFSRWGAHGLLVQGSVGSFLYSDLGYRLLAELLEEESGRPFRELAAAHSGLLPAPWHPAPRAVPDGQDREAWGLACPGLAFPSQGPGLPHDANARAGMQGHAGFGATPERLRGALETWIARGFPQRMAMETLQAADGARWGLGLQMALRGGGRFGDLLERLPVGLSGVHILVEEGEEAPAPAPSCPLDPGETGWWYHLAYTGPALFVRPADGLCIALLAHRGGPGGTLLDAEALRARRWSMLERLLG from the coding sequence ATGTTCGACCTCGCTTCCCTGACCAAGCCCCTGGTGACGGCCCCCTTGGGCCTGGAACTCCTGAACCTGGACACCGACCGGCGCACCCAGCTGGGTTTCCGGCGAGCGGAGCCCCTCAGCGTCCGGCAGCTCCTGTCCCACGGCTCGGGGCTCCCGGCCTGGCTGCCCTATCGCCCCGGGAGCCTGGCCCGGGACCTGGAGGGCTTCAGCCGCTGGGGAGCCCATGGGCTCCTGGTGCAGGGCAGCGTCGGCTCTTTCCTGTACTCGGACCTGGGCTACCGGCTCTTGGCGGAGTTGCTGGAGGAGGAGTCGGGCCGACCCTTCCGGGAGCTGGCTGCGGCGCACTCCGGACTCCTGCCAGCGCCCTGGCATCCGGCCCCCCGGGCCGTGCCCGATGGCCAGGACCGGGAGGCCTGGGGTCTGGCCTGTCCCGGGTTGGCCTTCCCCTCCCAGGGGCCGGGCCTGCCCCATGACGCCAATGCCCGGGCGGGGATGCAGGGCCATGCCGGTTTTGGGGCCACTCCGGAGCGGCTGAGGGGGGCTCTGGAGACGTGGATTGCCCGCGGCTTCCCGCAGCGCATGGCGATGGAGACCCTCCAGGCAGCGGATGGAGCCCGCTGGGGCCTGGGGCTGCAGATGGCCCTCCGGGGCGGCGGGCGCTTCGGGGATCTCCTGGAGCGACTCCCGGTGGGGCTCTCCGGGGTCCACATCCTGGTGGAGGAGGGCGAGGAGGCCCCGGCTCCGGCCCCCTCCTGTCCCCTGGATCCCGGTGAGACAGGCTGGTGGTACCACCTGGCCTATACGGGACCGGCTCTCTTCGTGAGGCCTGCGGATGGCCTCTGCATCGCGCTCCTCGCCCATCGGGGCGGTCCCGGGGGGACCCTTCTGGACGCGGAGGCTCTCCGGGCCCGTCGCTGGTCCATGCTGGAGCGTCTGCTGGGCTGA